The following are encoded in a window of Rubrobacter naiadicus genomic DNA:
- a CDS encoding acyl-CoA dehydrogenase family protein produces MSQAATEDLARRAGELRERARAFRLGEAEAWGEEIERTGEIPDGLWERLRELGFFSLTQPRWAGGEGLPLSLYFPILEEISRCHGAIRMACHAFNSIWRTVGQGREEQRRKWLPQIARGEKLVAFALTEPDAGTGIDLKTTATYENGRYVLRGKKHLITFARRASVFAVVAKTDAEVGRAGLTAFLVPRDQPGMRIEEMPEMMGDHGCDHAVITFEECAVPEEAVLGEVGGGFEVAVRGFLDQSRACIAQSAVGLAQEALDRAVSYARRRRTFGKAIASRQAIQMRLAEMDVAVAAGRLLCLEAARKFDAGEEIAREAARAKAYAIEMVGRVTDSALMTFGGVGYLSGSPVERLYRDARSLWFEEGTAEMQKMTIAERLLAEARRREREESR; encoded by the coding sequence TTGAGCCAGGCGGCCACCGAAGACCTCGCCCGGCGGGCCGGGGAGCTGCGCGAGCGGGCCAGGGCCTTCCGGCTCGGGGAGGCCGAGGCGTGGGGCGAAGAGATAGAGCGCACCGGTGAGATCCCCGACGGGCTGTGGGAGAGGCTCAGGGAGCTCGGCTTCTTCAGCCTCACCCAGCCGCGGTGGGCCGGCGGGGAAGGGCTTCCGCTCTCGCTCTACTTCCCCATCCTGGAGGAGATCTCACGCTGCCACGGTGCGATCCGGATGGCCTGCCACGCGTTCAACAGCATCTGGCGCACGGTGGGCCAGGGCCGCGAGGAGCAGCGGCGAAAGTGGCTCCCGCAGATAGCCCGCGGCGAGAAGCTCGTCGCCTTCGCGCTCACCGAACCCGACGCCGGGACCGGGATAGACCTGAAGACGACCGCCACATACGAGAACGGCCGCTACGTCCTGCGGGGCAAAAAGCACCTCATCACCTTCGCCCGGCGCGCGAGCGTCTTCGCCGTCGTCGCGAAGACCGACGCCGAGGTCGGCAGGGCGGGTCTCACCGCCTTCCTCGTCCCCAGAGATCAGCCGGGGATGCGCATCGAGGAGATGCCCGAGATGATGGGCGACCACGGCTGCGACCACGCCGTGATCACCTTCGAAGAGTGCGCCGTTCCGGAGGAGGCCGTCCTCGGCGAGGTCGGCGGCGGCTTCGAGGTCGCTGTCAGGGGCTTTCTGGACCAGAGCCGGGCGTGCATCGCCCAGAGCGCGGTCGGGCTCGCGCAGGAGGCGCTCGACCGGGCGGTCTCATACGCCCGCCGGCGCAGGACCTTCGGAAAGGCGATAGCGAGCCGGCAGGCGATCCAGATGCGCCTGGCGGAGATGGACGTCGCGGTCGCCGCCGGACGCCTCCTGTGCCTGGAGGCCGCCAGGAAGTTCGACGCGGGGGAGGAGATAGCCCGGGAGGCCGCGCGGGCGAAGGCCTACGCGATAGAGATGGTCGGCAGGGTGACCGACAGCGCGCTCATGACCTTCGGCGGCGTGGGCTACCTCTCCGGCAGCCCGGTGGAGCGCCTCTACCGCGACGCCCGCTCGCTGTGGTTCGAGGAAGGGACGGCGGAGATGCAGAAGATGACGATCGCCGAGCGGCTCCTCGCCGAGGCGCGCCGCCGCGAGCGCGAAGAGAGCCGGTGA